The Methanobrevibacter ruminantium genome has a window encoding:
- a CDS encoding ATP synthase subunit B, protein MNADIKTREYTTVSEVSGPLMVVEGVEGVAYNEIVEIEAPTGEHRRGQVLEVKDDVAVVQVFEGTTDLNTLNTKVRFTGETAKIGVSKDMMGRIFDGTGKPIDGGPEIIPEKELDINGNPMNPASREFPAEFIQTGISTIDGMNTLVRGQKLPIFSGSGLPHNDLAAQIARQAKVVGSDDDFAVIFAAMGITHEEANFFMRDFERTGALEKVTVFMNLADDPAIERILTPKMALTTAEYMAFELGMHVLVILTDLSNYCEALREISAARDEVPGRRGYPGYMYTDLAGIYERAGRIAGKEGSITQMPILVMPQDDITHPIPDLTGYITEGQIVLSRDIHRKGIYPPVDVLPSLSRLMSGGIGDDKTRDDHSGVSDQLYSAYAEGRNLRDLVAVVGEDALTERDQSFLAFAQAFEDEFITQAKDEDRSIVETLDLGWKLLTILPKTELKRVKDEFIEKYYPE, encoded by the coding sequence ATGAATGCTGATATTAAAACAAGAGAATATACAACAGTTTCTGAAGTTTCTGGTCCTTTGATGGTAGTAGAAGGTGTTGAAGGTGTAGCTTATAACGAAATCGTAGAAATCGAAGCTCCTACCGGTGAACACAGAAGAGGACAAGTATTAGAAGTAAAAGACGATGTTGCTGTTGTTCAAGTATTCGAAGGTACTACTGACTTAAACACCTTAAACACTAAAGTAAGATTTACTGGTGAAACTGCTAAAATCGGTGTTTCAAAAGATATGATGGGTCGTATCTTCGACGGTACTGGTAAACCTATTGATGGTGGTCCAGAAATCATCCCAGAAAAAGAATTAGATATTAACGGTAACCCAATGAACCCTGCATCAAGAGAATTCCCTGCAGAGTTTATCCAAACTGGTATTTCCACTATTGATGGAATGAACACCCTCGTAAGAGGACAAAAATTACCTATCTTTTCAGGATCTGGTTTACCACACAACGATTTAGCTGCTCAAATTGCAAGACAAGCTAAAGTAGTAGGTTCAGACGATGACTTCGCAGTAATTTTCGCTGCTATGGGTATTACTCACGAAGAAGCAAACTTCTTTATGAGAGATTTCGAAAGAACTGGAGCATTAGAAAAAGTAACTGTATTCATGAACTTGGCAGACGACCCTGCTATTGAAAGGATTCTTACTCCTAAAATGGCATTAACCACTGCTGAATACATGGCATTCGAACTTGGTATGCACGTATTGGTTATTCTTACTGACTTATCCAACTACTGTGAAGCATTAAGGGAAATTTCCGCAGCTAGGGATGAAGTGCCTGGTCGTAGAGGTTACCCTGGATACATGTACACTGACTTAGCTGGTATTTACGAACGTGCAGGACGTATTGCAGGTAAAGAAGGTTCTATTACTCAGATGCCTATCTTAGTTATGCCTCAAGACGATATTACCCACCCAATTCCTGACTTAACCGGATATATTACTGAAGGACAAATAGTACTCAGTAGGGATATCCACAGGAAAGGTATTTACCCACCTGTAGATGTACTTCCATCCTTATCTCGTTTGATGAGTGGTGGTATCGGTGACGATAAGACTCGTGATGACCACAGTGGTGTATCTGACCAACTTTATTCTGCTTACGCAGAAGGACGTAACTTAAGAGACTTAGTTGCAGTAGTAGGGGAAGACGCTCTTACTGAAAGGGACCAAAGTTTCTTAGCATTTGCTCAAGCTTTCGAAGATGAGTTCATTACTCAAGCTAAAGATGAAGACAGAAGTATTGTTGAAACTTTAGATCTTGGTTGGAAATTATTAACCATATTACCTAAGACTGAACTTAAAAGAGTAAAAGATGAATTTATTGAAAAATATTACCCAGAATAA
- a CDS encoding ATP synthase subunit A has product MINEGNIIKIAGPVIVADGMRGTQMYEVVRVGEAKLIGEIIELEGDTATIQVYEETAGVKPGEKVESTGGPLSVELGPGVMGSIFDGIQRPLEVIKGISGDYIARGIDVDSIDKEKKWTFEPIAKVGDKVVGGDVLGQVQETSAVLQKIMVPPMIEGTIKSIAAKAEYTVLETIAEIETDEGIKEVQMLQKWPVRKGRPYKEKLDPDIPLITGQRAQDTFFCLAKGGAAAIPGPFGSGKTVTQQQLAKWADADIVVYIGCGERGNEMTEVLTEFPFLTDPKTGNPIMDRTVLIANTSNMPVAAREACVYTGITIAEYFRDQGYDVALMADSTSRWAEAMREISGRLEEMPGEEGYPAYLASRLAQFYERAGRVITLGQDPKESSVTVVGAVSPPGGDLSEPVTQNTLRICKVFWALDASLADKRHFPSINWLQSYSLYVESITNWWQENASEEWRANRDQAMVLLQKESELEEIVQLVGPDALPDSEQVVLETTRMLREDFLQQNAYDDVDTYCSPAKQAGMLATILKFHEAASAAVERGADVKEIAALTVKEDIARMKYVPEDEFEARVKEIQEKVVTQCAEV; this is encoded by the coding sequence ATGATTAATGAAGGAAATATTATTAAAATTGCAGGTCCTGTTATCGTCGCAGATGGGATGAGAGGAACTCAAATGTATGAAGTGGTAAGAGTAGGTGAAGCTAAGCTTATCGGTGAGATTATTGAGCTAGAAGGTGACACCGCTACCATTCAAGTTTACGAAGAAACTGCTGGGGTAAAACCTGGTGAGAAAGTGGAAAGTACTGGAGGTCCATTGTCTGTAGAACTTGGACCTGGTGTAATGGGTTCCATTTTTGATGGAATTCAAAGACCTTTAGAAGTTATTAAAGGTATTTCTGGTGATTACATCGCTAGAGGTATTGATGTAGATTCTATTGACAAAGAGAAAAAATGGACTTTCGAACCTATTGCTAAAGTAGGAGACAAAGTTGTTGGTGGAGATGTACTTGGTCAAGTACAAGAAACATCTGCTGTTTTACAAAAAATTATGGTTCCACCAATGATTGAAGGTACCATTAAGTCTATTGCTGCAAAAGCAGAATACACAGTACTTGAAACTATTGCTGAAATTGAGACTGATGAAGGAATTAAAGAAGTTCAAATGCTTCAAAAATGGCCTGTACGTAAAGGTCGTCCATACAAAGAAAAATTGGACCCAGATATTCCACTTATTACTGGTCAAAGAGCACAAGACACTTTCTTCTGTTTAGCTAAAGGAGGGGCAGCAGCTATTCCTGGTCCTTTCGGTTCAGGTAAAACTGTTACACAACAACAATTAGCTAAATGGGCAGATGCAGATATTGTGGTATATATTGGATGTGGAGAACGTGGAAACGAAATGACTGAAGTACTTACCGAGTTCCCATTCCTTACTGACCCAAAAACTGGAAATCCAATTATGGATCGGACTGTTCTTATTGCAAACACTTCCAACATGCCAGTAGCAGCTCGTGAAGCATGTGTATACACTGGTATTACTATTGCAGAATACTTCCGTGACCAAGGTTACGACGTAGCGCTCATGGCAGACTCAACTTCAAGATGGGCAGAAGCTATGAGGGAGATTTCAGGAAGATTAGAAGAAATGCCTGGGGAAGAAGGTTACCCAGCATACTTAGCATCCAGACTTGCACAGTTCTACGAAAGAGCTGGAAGAGTAATCACTCTTGGTCAAGATCCTAAAGAATCTTCCGTAACTGTAGTAGGAGCAGTATCACCTCCTGGTGGGGACTTATCCGAACCTGTTACTCAAAACACCTTACGTATTTGTAAAGTATTTTGGGCATTGGATGCATCTCTTGCAGATAAACGTCACTTCCCTTCCATCAACTGGTTACAAAGTTACTCCTTATATGTAGAAAGTATTACCAACTGGTGGCAAGAAAACGCTTCAGAAGAATGGAGAGCAAACAGGGATCAAGCTATGGTTCTTTTACAAAAAGAATCAGAACTTGAAGAAATTGTACAATTAGTAGGTCCTGATGCATTACCTGATTCTGAACAAGTTGTATTGGAAACTACCCGTATGTTAAGAGAAGACTTCTTGCAACAAAATGCATACGACGATGTAGACACTTACTGTTCTCCAGCTAAACAAGCAGGTATGTTAGCAACTATTCTTAAATTCCACGAAGCAGCTAGTGCAGCTGTAGAACGTGGTGCAGATGTAAAAGAAATTGCAGCTTTAACTGTTAAAGAGGACATTGCTAGAATGAAATACGTCCCAGAAGATGAATTTGAAGCAAGAGTAAAAGAAATTCAAGAAAAAGTTGTAACACAATGTGCTGAGGTATAA
- a CDS encoding V-type ATP synthase subunit F produces MSDVAIIGDIDTVTGFKLGGVKKGIIVNNDEEAKNALDELLNDEISIIIITQKIADNIREHIHKRLGSDVLPMVIEIPDKSGSSEGGADQMAALIKRVIGVEMVK; encoded by the coding sequence ATGAGTGATGTCGCTATTATAGGAGATATCGATACTGTCACTGGTTTTAAACTTGGTGGAGTTAAAAAAGGTATTATTGTAAATAATGATGAAGAAGCTAAAAATGCTCTTGATGAGTTATTAAACGATGAAATTTCAATTATTATAATTACACAAAAGATAGCTGATAACATAAGAGAACATATTCATAAACGTCTTGGTTCTGATGTGTTACCAATGGTTATTGAGATACCAGATAAATCTGGTTCATCTGAAGGCGGTGCCGATCAAATGGCAGCTCTTATTAAGAGAGTTATCGGGGTAGAGATGGTTAAATGA
- a CDS encoding V-type ATP synthase subunit C: MADEIATIISSLGLSNEAFLAIVLLAFVVIGAIIVIVATRPILDVYPYLHPNARVRARKGRLFDDKQISELVEANNVEEITNYLRGSPDYAEYLDNYTLEKALDIQLGETYDLVSRMAPKEIQSSFKVMAKKSDIANIKSLLTAKEAGLSQEATEELLVPTGSLYEDLQRLSDVDSVTDVVAGLDGTEYAPILEEVLPEYEKTGMVLPLESALDKYYLDKLLASSETPSDENKQILYSYVGNQVDVANIKLILRAKVDGLDYDAISPYMIDSGYQLREWKLKDLMEAEDVTGVISSLEGTKYSDVLTDVLPEYNETGSVALFEQALDKFLVDSAKSYSMRKPLGIGPIIGFLSQKEVEVKNLKVIARAKREEDFPISKIREMLV, encoded by the coding sequence ATGGCTGATGAAATTGCTACAATCATAAGTTCCTTAGGACTTTCTAATGAGGCATTTTTAGCAATAGTTCTTTTAGCATTTGTAGTTATTGGTGCAATTATTGTAATTGTTGCAACTAGACCAATTCTAGATGTTTATCCATATCTTCATCCTAATGCGAGAGTAAGAGCAAGAAAAGGAAGATTATTTGATGACAAACAAATTTCTGAACTTGTTGAAGCAAACAACGTTGAAGAAATTACCAACTATCTCAGAGGATCTCCTGACTATGCTGAATACTTAGATAATTATACACTTGAAAAGGCATTAGATATTCAACTTGGTGAAACTTACGATTTAGTTTCAAGAATGGCTCCTAAAGAAATTCAATCTTCATTTAAAGTAATGGCAAAGAAATCTGACATTGCTAATATTAAAAGCTTACTCACTGCTAAAGAAGCAGGATTAAGCCAAGAAGCTACTGAAGAACTTTTAGTTCCTACAGGTTCTTTATATGAAGATTTACAACGTTTAAGTGATGTTGACTCTGTAACAGATGTTGTTGCAGGATTAGATGGAACTGAGTATGCACCGATTTTAGAAGAAGTGCTTCCTGAATATGAAAAAACAGGTATGGTCCTTCCTTTGGAATCTGCATTGGATAAATACTATTTAGACAAGTTACTCGCTTCCTCAGAAACACCATCTGATGAAAACAAACAAATTCTCTATTCATACGTTGGAAATCAAGTTGATGTAGCTAACATTAAATTAATATTGAGAGCAAAAGTTGATGGATTAGATTATGATGCTATCAGTCCATATATGATTGATAGTGGATATCAATTAAGAGAATGGAAGCTTAAAGATCTTATGGAAGCAGAAGATGTCACAGGAGTAATCTCCTCTTTAGAAGGAACAAAATACTCTGATGTACTTACTGATGTACTTCCAGAATACAATGAAACTGGATCTGTGGCTCTCTTTGAACAAGCTTTAGACAAGTTTTTAGTCGACTCTGCAAAATCCTATTCCATGAGAAAACCTTTAGGTATTGGACCTATAATAGGATTCTTGTCCCAAAAAGAAGTTGAAGTTAAAAACTTAAAAGTTATTGCAAGAGCTAAAAGAGAAGAAGACTTCCCAATATCTAAAATTAGGGAGATGTTAGTATGA
- a CDS encoding V-type proton ATPase subunit E encodes MSSGADKIVSNIMSDAQAKADVNKSEAQVKADAILADGEKRAEVTKVKISEDAAKQAEMRYQQIISEAKMNARRAELGAKEEVIEEAFSKATEDLTNMANTNDSEYVDALVEMIKEAAVEIGGGDLIVLLKQEDIPKVQDKLETIVGLIKSLIKREKPSDLSAIATEVSLETDVETTLEIGEPIDTIGGAILRTRNGEIQVNNTIESRMLRFKKSLRSEVAKTLFD; translated from the coding sequence ATGAGCTCTGGAGCAGACAAAATTGTCTCTAACATAATGTCTGATGCTCAAGCAAAAGCTGATGTAAATAAAAGTGAAGCTCAAGTAAAAGCTGATGCTATTTTAGCTGATGGTGAAAAAAGAGCTGAAGTTACCAAAGTTAAGATCTCAGAAGATGCTGCAAAACAAGCTGAAATGAGATATCAACAAATTATTTCTGAAGCTAAAATGAATGCTCGTAGGGCAGAATTAGGGGCAAAAGAAGAAGTAATCGAAGAAGCTTTCAGTAAAGCTACTGAAGATTTAACAAATATGGCAAATACCAATGATTCAGAATATGTGGATGCTTTAGTTGAAATGATTAAAGAAGCAGCTGTAGAAATTGGTGGTGGAGATTTAATCGTTTTATTAAAACAAGAAGACATTCCTAAAGTCCAAGACAAATTGGAAACTATTGTCGGTTTAATCAAATCTTTAATTAAACGTGAAAAACCTTCTGATCTTAGTGCAATCGCTACAGAAGTTTCCCTTGAAACTGATGTTGAAACTACTTTAGAAATTGGCGAACCTATCGACACTATTGGTGGAGCTATATTAAGAACAAGAAATGGTGAAATTCAAGTTAATAACACTATTGAATCTAGAATGTTAAGATTTAAGAAATCATTACGTTCAGAAGTTGCAAAAACTTTATTTGATTAG
- a CDS encoding V-type ATP synthase subunit K (produces ATP from ADP in the presence of a proton gradient across the membrane; the K subunit is a nonenzymatic component which binds the dimeric form by interacting with the G and E subunits), translating to MVEIALGTALAAIGAGVAIGFAGLGSGLGQGMAAAGSVGAVAEDNDMFARGIIFSALPETQAIYGFLIAILLLVFSGLLGGGEGLSTTAGIVAIGVGASIGFAGLGSGMGQGMAAASSVGAIVEDTDMFARGIIFSALPETQAIYGFLIAILLMVFGGILG from the coding sequence ATGGTAGAAATTGCTTTAGGTACTGCTTTAGCAGCAATTGGTGCTGGTGTAGCAATTGGTTTTGCTGGTTTAGGTTCCGGTTTAGGACAAGGTATGGCAGCAGCTGGATCTGTTGGAGCTGTAGCAGAAGATAACGACATGTTTGCTAGAGGTATTATTTTCTCTGCATTACCAGAAACTCAGGCTATTTACGGATTCTTGATTGCTATTTTATTACTTGTATTCTCAGGATTATTAGGTGGAGGAGAAGGTCTTTCCACTACTGCAGGTATTGTAGCTATTGGTGTAGGTGCATCTATCGGATTTGCAGGTTTAGGTTCCGGTATGGGACAAGGTATGGCAGCAGCTTCCTCTGTTGGTGCTATCGTTGAAGATACTGACATGTTTGCTAGAGGTATTATCTTCTCTGCATTACCAGAAACTCAAGCTATTTACGGTTTCTTGATTGCTATCTTACTTATGGTATTCGGTGGAATATTAGGTTAA